A genomic stretch from Acetobacter ascendens includes:
- a CDS encoding NAD(P)/FAD-dependent oxidoreductase — translation MTDTPAETDVAIIGAGPAGLFAAFQCAMLRLKCVLIDVLPEVGGQCAALYPEKPIYDIPACPAVEGAQLIARLEEQIAPFNIPRLLKHRAESLEGHRGNFTLGTNQGTMLKAKAIIIAAGAGAFGPNRPPLEGLEAFEDTGAVQYYVRRKADFAGRRIVIAGGGDSALDWALSLKDNAEKLYLVHRRDRFRGAPESLRQLDEAVAAGQIEKVVPYQLHALRGQNGALEGVEVADLDGATRMLEADVLLPFFGLATDLGPVARWGMDTMRATIPVTPSSCETSLPGVFAVGDVATYPGKLKLILQGFSEAAMAAHAIYPIVNPDQALHFEYSTSKGVPA, via the coding sequence ATGACTGATACGCCAGCAGAAACAGACGTAGCCATAATTGGCGCTGGCCCAGCCGGGCTTTTTGCCGCTTTTCAGTGCGCCATGCTGCGGCTGAAATGTGTGTTGATTGATGTGCTGCCAGAAGTGGGCGGCCAATGTGCAGCCCTGTATCCAGAAAAGCCGATTTACGATATTCCCGCCTGCCCTGCGGTAGAAGGCGCGCAGCTTATTGCCCGGCTGGAAGAACAGATTGCCCCTTTCAACATCCCGCGCCTGCTCAAGCACCGGGCGGAAAGCCTTGAAGGCCACCGGGGCAACTTTACGCTGGGCACCAACCAAGGCACGATGCTGAAAGCCAAGGCCATTATTATTGCCGCTGGTGCAGGTGCATTTGGCCCCAACCGTCCGCCGCTAGAAGGTTTGGAAGCGTTTGAAGATACCGGGGCCGTGCAATATTACGTGCGCCGCAAAGCCGATTTTGCAGGCCGCCGTATCGTCATTGCTGGCGGCGGCGATTCTGCGCTGGATTGGGCGCTTTCCCTTAAAGATAATGCCGAAAAGCTGTACCTCGTGCATCGGCGCGACAGGTTCCGTGGTGCGCCAGAAAGCCTGCGCCAGTTGGATGAGGCCGTAGCCGCCGGGCAGATTGAAAAAGTTGTGCCCTATCAGCTCCATGCCCTGCGCGGCCAAAACGGCGCGCTGGAAGGTGTAGAAGTGGCTGATCTGGATGGTGCCACCCGTATGCTGGAAGCCGATGTGCTGCTGCCTTTCTTTGGGCTGGCAACAGATCTGGGGCCTGTGGCGCGGTGGGGTATGGATACCATGCGCGCCACCATTCCCGTAACACCTTCAAGCTGTGAAACCAGCCTGCCGGGCGTGTTTGCCGTGGGCGATGTGGCCACCTACCCCGGCAAGCTGAAGCTGATTTTGCAAGGGTTTAGCGAAGCCGCCATGGCAGCCCACGCTATTTACCCCATCGTGAACCCGGATCAGGCGCTGCACTTTGAATATTCCACCAGCAAAGGTGTGCCCGCCTAA
- a CDS encoding D-amino acid dehydrogenase, which yields MQVIILGAGVIGVTSAWYLASLGHEVTVIDRQPAPALETSFANAGQVSPGYSTPWASPGLPLQAAKWMLHPKTSPLVIRKRFDLAMLRWMEQLLKNCNAHAYDINKSRMLRIAEYSRDCLDALRTETGITYDDRQRGLIQLFRTNKQIDTAQHDMRLLAEANIPHQLLAVDQVLEHEPGLAHAKHLLTGGLYLPGDESGDAHIFTQRLARMAEAKGVKFVYDTTILRLDAAADEIMSVRTSAGHFRGDAYIVAMGSYSPLLLRPLRVHLPVYPVKGYSLTLPLTDETHAPTSTVNDTSYKLAITRLGNRIRVGGTAELTGYSQKLSPDRRETLELSFSELFGGGDLTAATYWTGLRPCTPDGTPVIGPVPAFKNLWLNTGHGTLGWTMACGSGRLIADLVHDKKPDIPALDLSISRYN from the coding sequence GTGCAAGTCATCATTCTCGGCGCTGGCGTTATCGGGGTGACATCGGCCTGGTATCTGGCCAGCCTTGGGCATGAAGTCACGGTTATAGACCGCCAGCCCGCCCCAGCGCTTGAAACATCATTTGCCAATGCGGGGCAGGTTTCCCCCGGATATTCCACGCCTTGGGCTTCTCCCGGCCTGCCGCTTCAGGCTGCAAAGTGGATGCTGCACCCCAAAACCAGCCCGCTGGTTATTCGCAAACGGTTTGATCTGGCCATGCTGCGCTGGATGGAACAGCTTTTAAAAAACTGTAATGCCCATGCGTATGATATCAACAAATCCCGCATGTTGCGCATTGCCGAATACAGCCGCGATTGTCTGGATGCCCTGCGTACTGAAACCGGCATTACGTATGATGACAGGCAGCGCGGGCTGATCCAGCTTTTCCGCACCAATAAGCAGATAGATACCGCCCAGCACGATATGCGCCTACTGGCAGAAGCCAACATTCCGCACCAGCTTTTGGCGGTGGATCAGGTTCTGGAGCACGAGCCCGGCCTAGCCCATGCCAAACACCTGCTTACGGGTGGGCTGTATTTACCCGGTGATGAATCGGGCGATGCACACATCTTCACCCAAAGGCTGGCCCGCATGGCAGAGGCCAAAGGTGTGAAGTTTGTATATGACACCACCATTCTGAGGCTGGATGCTGCGGCGGACGAGATTATGTCTGTGCGCACCAGTGCCGGGCACTTCCGGGGTGATGCCTATATTGTGGCCATGGGCAGCTATAGCCCGCTGCTGCTGCGCCCGTTGCGCGTGCATCTGCCGGTTTACCCCGTAAAAGGCTATTCCCTCACCCTGCCCCTTACGGATGAAACCCACGCCCCCACATCCACTGTGAATGATACATCCTACAAGCTGGCCATTACGCGGCTTGGCAACCGCATCCGGGTGGGTGGCACAGCGGAACTGACGGGCTACAGCCAGAAGCTCAGCCCAGACCGGCGTGAAACACTGGAACTTTCTTTTTCAGAACTGTTTGGTGGGGGAGACCTTACCGCCGCAACATACTGGACGGGCCTACGCCCCTGCACGCCAGATGGCACACCTGTTATTGGCCCTGTGCCCGCCTTTAAAAACCTGTGGCTAAACACCGGCCACGGCACCTTGGGCTGGACAATGGCCTGTGGTTCCGGCCGCCTGATTGCAGACCTTGTGCACGACAAAAAGCCCGATATTCCGGCGCTGGATCTTTCCATCAGCCGGTATAACTAA